The following proteins come from a genomic window of Miscanthus floridulus cultivar M001 chromosome 2, ASM1932011v1, whole genome shotgun sequence:
- the LOC136538059 gene encoding photosystem I assembly factor PSA3, chloroplastic-like: MGALPVAHKLALTAPFLPCHRRPAAHGRRGRRRRYGAVVAYMEPNPNSPAAIAGRLIGALPVVGLVARILNDEGGVGGDIIDFAEFRRRVSKKCTVMDSKAFYDFNQRRGKPGDPFYVLLCCWLAAIGAGLLKTEEILEGVARLRISNDIEFEEETFIDMMRAAREKRAKLKAPAPQIPMETRAEKALEAIYVCCFGQDMVEEEEEKFLRTILNAVFPSVGRPAVERMVASMAKQVVSGERKRDERTVSKEVQQRQLKDLEFLKQNKLESS; encoded by the exons ATGGGGGCGCTACCCGTCGCCCACAAGCTCGCTCTCACGGCCCCGTTCCTCCCGTGCCACCGCCGGCCCGCGGCCCACGGCCGGCGCGGGCGGCGCCGGCGGTACGGAGCCGTGGTGGCGTACATGGAGCCGAACCCCAACTCGCCGGCGGCCATCGCGGGGCGGCTCATCGGCGCCCTCCCCGTCGTGGGCCTCGTGGCGCGCATCCTCAACGACgagggcggcgtcggcggcgacATCATCGACTTCGCCGAGTTCCGCCGCCGCGTCAGCAAGAAGTGCACCGTCATGGACTCCAAGGCCTTCTACGACTTCAACCAGCGCCGCGGAAAG CCGGGAGATCCCTTCTACGTTCTGCTGTGCTGCTGGCTGGCCGCCATTGGTGCCGGGCTGCTCAAAACAGAGGAGATCTTGGAAGGCGTGGCGCGGCTCCGCATCTCCAACGATATCGAGTTCGAGGAGGAGACGTTCATCGACATGATGAGGGCGGCAAGGGAG AAAAGGGCGAAGCTGAAGGCTCCAGCTCCGCAGATACCGATGGAAACGCGGGCGGAGAAGGCCCTGGAAGCCATCTACGTCTGCTGCTTCGGGCAGGACAtggtggaggaagaggaggagaagTTTCTCCGGACGATACTGAACGCGGTCTTCCCCTCCGTCGGGAGGCCGGCGGTCGAGAGGATGGTGGCgtccatggccaagcaggtggtcTCCGGTGAGAGGAAGCGGGACGAGAGGACCGTGTCCAAGGAAGTGCAGCAGCGGCAGCTCAAGGACCTCGAGTTTCTGAAACAGAATAAGCTGGAGTCGTCGTGA
- the LOC136518693 gene encoding uncharacterized protein, with translation MAPAFSVPDAEDLPARRSDASDVAGNVWDLATLPTPPAGGGREIYIYRNTFNLVPRSIGGGAGGLRSLKFFGNDVEVLPADAGGELDGLESLQVKVSAPRVSGAPLRRMQALKELELSMVPPRPSSCSILAEVAGLKCLTKLTICHFSIRYLPPEIGSLRKLQELDLSFNKLKNLPNCIIELSALKFLKVTNNKLVDVPSGISSLRCLESLDLSNNRLTSLGSVKLISMLTLQYLNLQFNRLSHSYVIPSWICCDMRGNVENALKGCKLKYTGVADMSSLAESSTSSRACDTALLCLQPEASPNLKHHTPQKMKKGWRRRDCLQQRARQERLESSRSKLNEKYIDEMAVTMAEDDCPSSLQDMENKLGIRTIDEETSVQDSLKETSSISEDVSSIVDDDLDGLTKDSGMMVQDHYDEEKPGFNMRGYDDDNSCISGEPACFSRGRICSVENELDDTASSAHDVGEIARDNPSVTSKCALKSKRHPDMDSNPKPSKCPRPIDERSKLSYKYSVESFCSIDDHLPDGFYDAGRDMPFMSLEEYERSLGLYAREVILLDREQDEELDTIASSAQLLLSSLTRPSSFEMEEDAGHDLMRASVLALFVSDCFGGCDRSASLGRTRRAIVSLRKEQPFVCTCSAGNLGDNNEASKQTNTLSGHFDFTGLCNRSIHLIKERRNSGIVPIGSLQFGVCRHRAVLMKYLCDRADPPIPCELVRGHLDYTPHAWNVVPVRKGNGWVRMIVDACYPNNIKEETDPEYFCRYVPLSRLQIALGDEGYTPRCSFPSVSSCKEIEVTDSSSVYHCKIGAVDAAAKIQYLDTRSASNDEVKLFEYKLLGEVRMLGALRKHRSIVDIYGHQLSSKWVQVEGDKEYRILQSIILMEYVNGGSLKGYLTKLLKEGKKCIPIDLAVYIAREVACALLEMHKKLVIHRDIKSENVLIDLDSKRNAGAPIVKLSDFDRSVPLHSLSHACCISHLGTHPPNVCVGTPCWMAPEIVKAMHEKHHYGLEVDIWSFGCFLLEMLTLRMPYQGLPDSEIYDLILRKKQRPRLTQELEAFWTLDEPATRLNLGITSDAHADKLRHLIDLFYQCTRGHASKRPKAEQIYNSLCSLPTWYDMR, from the exons ATGGCCCCGGCCTTCTCCGTCCCTGACGCAGAAGACCTCCCGGCCCGCAGATCCGACGCCTCCGACGTCGCAGGCAACGTCTGGGACCTCGCGACCCTCCCCACGCCccccgccggcggcggccgcgagATATACATCTACCGCAACACGTTCAACCTCGTCCCGCGCTCCATCGGCGGCGGAGCCGGCGGCCTCAGGTCGCTCAAGTTCTTCGGCAACGATGTGGAGGTGCTGCCCGCGGATGCCGGGGGCGAGCTGGACGGGCTCGAGAGCCTCCAGGTCAAGGTGTCCGCGCCCAGGGTCTCAGGGGCGCCGCTCCGTCGGATGCAGGCTCTCAAGGAGCTCGAGCTCTCAATGGTGCCGCCCAGGCCGTCCTCGTGCTCCATACTGGCGGAGGTTGCCGGGCTCAAGTGCCTCACGAAGCTCACCATTTGCCACTTCTCAATAAG GTACCTCCCTCCTGAGATTGGTTCCCTCAGGAAGCTCCAAGAGCTTGACCTCTCTTTCAACAAACTGAAGAACTTGCCTAACTGTATAATTGAGTTGAGTGCACTGAAGTTCCTCAAAGTGACCAATAATAAGTTGGTAGATGTACCCTCAGGAATCTCCTCTTTGAGATGTCTTGAAAGCCTTGACTTATCAAACAACAGATTGACTTCTCTTGGTTCGGTTAAACTTATTTCTATGCTTACGCTGCAGTATTTAAACCTTCAG TTTAATAGGCTCTCCCATTCCTATGTAATTCCTTCATGGATATGCTGTGATATGAGGGGAAACGTTGAAAATGCTTTGAAGGGTTGCAAGCTGAAGTACACAGGTGTAGCAGACATGAGTAGTTTAGCAGAATCTAGTACTTCAAGTCGTGCTTGCGACACTGCCCTTTTATGCTTACAACCAGAAGCTTCCCCAAATTTGAAACACCATACCCCACAGAAAATGAAGAAGGGCTGGAGGAGACGGGATTGCCTGCAACAACGAGCTCGCCAGGAGCGTTTGGAGTCGAGCAGGAGCAAGCTCAATGAAAAATACATAGATGAAATGGCTGTGACCATGGCTGAAGATGATTGCCCTTCTAGTTTGCAAGATATGGAAAACAAGCTAGGCATCAGAACAATTGACGAAGAAACCTCAGTACAGGACTCGTTGAAAGAAACGAGTTCTATATCTGAAGATGTATCTTCAATAGTCGATGATGATTTGGATGGGCTTACAAAGGATAGTGGCATGATGGTACAGGATCACTATGACGAGGAGAAACCTGGATTCAATATGAGAGGTTACGATGATGACAATTCTTGTATCAGTGGGGAGCCTGCTTGTTTCAGCAGAGGCAGGATCTGCAGCGTTGAAAATGAACTAGATGATACTGCTTCATCTGCCCATGATGTTGGTGAGATTGCTCGTGACAATCCTTCAGTGACATCCAAGTGTGCTTTAAAATCTAAAAGGCACCCTGATATGGACAGCAATCCTAAACCAAGCAAATGCCCTCGACCAATTGATGAACGCTCGAAACTTTCATATAAATACAGTGTGGAATCATTTTGCAGCATAGATGACCATCTACCAGATGGTTTTTATGACGCAGGCCGAGATATGCCCTTCATGTCATTAGAGGAGTATGAAAGGAGTCTTGGGCTGTATGCACGGGAGGTTATTCTCTTGGACAG AGAACAAGATGAAGAATTGGATACAATTGCCTCTTCAGCACAATTGCTGCTATCTAGTTTGACAAGGCCAAGCTCTTTTGAAATGGAGGAAGATGCAGGCCATGATTTAATGAGGGCATCAGTGCTCGCTTTGTTTGTTTCTGACTGCTTTGGTGGTTGTGACCGAAGCGCTTCTCTTGGGAGAACACGGAGAGCTATTGTTAGCTTGAGGAAGGAGCAGCCTTTTGTTTGTACTTGTTCTGCTGGGAACTTAGGCGACAACAATGAAGCTTCTAAGCAGACCAATACTCTTTCTGGGCACTTTGATTTTACTGGTCTGTGTAATAGATCAATACATCTCATCAAGGAAAGAAGAAATTCGGGTATTGTACCTATAGGTTCACTGCAATTTGGTGTTTGTAGGCACCGAGCTGTCCTAATGAAG TATTTGTGCGACCGGGCGGACCCTCCAATTCCTTGTGAGCTTGTGAGGGGCCATCTTGACTATACACCTCATGCTTGGAACGTTGTTCCTGTTAGAAAAGGGAATGGCTGGGTAAGGATGATTGTTGATGCTTGTTACCCCAACAACATAAAGGAAGAGACAGATCCAGAGTACTTTTGCAG GTATGTACCGCTCAGTCGACTTCAAATTGCACTCGGTGATGAGGGCTATACTCCTCGGTGTTCCTTCCCATCTGTCTCATCATGCAAAGAAATTGAAGTTACAGATTCTAGTTCTGTCTATCACTGTAAAATTGGTGCTGTTGATGCTGCTGCAAAG ATACAATATCTGGATACTCGCAGTGCCTCAAATGATGAAGTTAAACTTTTTGAATACAAGCTTCTGGGAGAAGTAAGAATGCTTGGTGCATTAAGGAAGCACAGATCCATAGTGGACATATATGGACACCAACTTTCATCTAAATGGGTTCAAGTCGAAGGTGATAAAGAATATAGGATATTGCAGTCTATAATTTTAATGGAATATGTAAATGGAGGTTCTCTTAAG GGATATTTGACAAAGCTACTGAAGGAGGGCAAGAAGTGTATCCCCATTGATCTGGCAGTTTACATTGCTCGTGAAGTTGCTTGTGCATTGTTGGAGATGCACAAGAAGCTAGTTATTCACAGGGACATAAAAAGTGAGAATGTTTTGATTGATCTGGATTCCAAGAGGAATGCTGGTGCACCCATTGTCAAACTCTCTGATTTTGACAGATCCGTTCCTTTGCATTCTTTATCCCATGCATGCTGTATATCTCACCTTGGTACACACCCACCCAATGTTTGTGTTGGAACACCTTGTTGGATGGCTCCAGAGATTGTTAAGGCCATGCATGAAAAACACCACTATGGGCTG GAAGTAGATATCTGGTCATTTGGATGTTTTCTATTGGAGATGCTTACTCTTCGGATGCCTTACCAGGGACTTCCTGACTCAGAAATATATGATCTGATACTG AGGAAGAAACAGAGGCCAAGGCTAACTCAGGAATTAGAAGCATTCTGGACATTGGATGAGCCAGCTACGAGGCTAAATTTAGGGATCACATCTGATGCTCATGCAGATAAACTGAGACATCTGATAGATCTCTTCTACCAGTGTACCAGAGGACATGCATCCAAGCGGCCCAAAGCTGAGCAAATTTACAACTCACTGTGCTCCTTGCCCACATGGTACGACATGAGGTGA